Below is a window of Podarcis muralis chromosome 5, rPodMur119.hap1.1, whole genome shotgun sequence DNA.
GATATTCTTtaagtattttttatatttttagatGCCTGTGACAGTGGGGCCATATGGCCAATCCCAACCCAGTTGCTTTGACAGAGTGAAAATGGGCTTCATGATGGGCTTTGCTGTTGGTATGGCAGCGGGTGCACTGTTTGGCACATTTTCTTGTCTCAGGTATGTTGGAATGTAGTTGAATGCAACATAAATCCTAAGAAGAATCTTCTTTGTTACCTTTCCTGGCTTAGGAACAGAGCAAAATAATGCAATATGATTGTATCACAGGCGGTAACCATTTCAAGCAGGGATTCCATTTCCAGCCCAGCATGAGTCGGAGATGCAGATATAAATGTGTCCCGCCCTCATTACAGCCATGGTCTGCACTCTTCCAAGTCCATAAGGACCCATGTGTCAGTGATTGCGTGTCAATTGGACGTGCCCCAAATGGCCACCGCCTGTACTTAAcaatcttttacagtggtaccccgcaagacgaacgcctcgcaagacggaaaacccgctagacgaaagggttttccattttggaggcgcttcgcaaaacgaatttccctatgggcttgcttcgcaagaagaaagcccatagggaaatctccgggacagcggggaagcgcagcgcgtcttccccactgtcctcggacctcctcccgccacccggctttggaacgaagctccgattccggacggcggggcaggaacgcctcctcccgccgccggcatcggaacgaagctccgatgccgggcggcggggcgggatgccttctcccgccgcccggcatcggaaccaagctccgatgccgggcggg
It encodes the following:
- the ROMO1 gene encoding reactive oxygen species modulator 1, whose translation is MPVTVGPYGQSQPSCFDRVKMGFMMGFAVGMAAGALFGTFSCLRFGMRGRELMGGVGKTMMQSGGTFGTFMAIGMGIRC